In a genomic window of Streptococcus mitis NCTC 12261:
- a CDS encoding GNAT family N-acetyltransferase, with amino-acid sequence MKSIGTQILQTERLILRRFVESDAEAMFQNWASSAENLTYVTWDPHSNVEITRNSIRNWVASYANPNYYKWAICLKENPEQVIGDISIVAIDENDSSCEIGYVLGKKYWGHGMMTEALKAVLDFCFTQAGFQDVRARYASLNPASGRVMEKAGMSYLKTITNGVERKGYLADLIYYQISRED; translated from the coding sequence ATGAAATCTATCGGTACGCAGATATTACAGACAGAGCGTTTAATCTTGCGAAGATTTGTGGAAAGTGATGCAGAAGCTATGTTTCAGAATTGGGCTTCATCTGCTGAGAATCTAACCTATGTCACCTGGGATCCCCATTCTAATGTCGAAATCACTCGAAACTCGATTCGAAATTGGGTTGCCTCCTATGCTAATCCCAACTATTACAAATGGGCCATTTGTCTCAAAGAAAACCCGGAGCAGGTGATAGGAGATATCAGCATCGTTGCAATAGATGAGAACGATTCTTCTTGTGAAATTGGCTATGTGCTAGGCAAGAAATACTGGGGTCATGGTATGATGACAGAGGCCTTGAAAGCTGTCTTGGACTTTTGTTTTACTCAAGCAGGTTTTCAAGATGTCAGAGCACGATATGCTAGTCTCAATCCAGCTTCAGGTCGTGTCATGGAGAAGGCTGGAATGTCCTATCTCAAGACTATTACCAATGGTGTAGAGAGAAAAGGCTATCTTGCTGACCTTATTTATTATCAGATAAGTAGGGAAGACTAG
- the ccdA2 gene encoding thiol-disulfide oxidoreductase-associated membrane protein CcdA2, whose protein sequence is MDNIIFFISVFLAGILSFFSPCILPLLPVYAGVLLDDKDGAQTSSSKFSISVVSLLRTLAFIVGISFIFILLGYGAGFLGNLLYASWFQYVTGAVIILLGLHQMEVLHLQGLYKERRLQLKRQGQKGKGYSQAFLLGLTFSFAWTPCVGPVLGSVLALAASGGAGAWQGAGLMLVYTLGLALPFLVLALASSYVLKHFRKLHPYLGTLKKVGGFLIIVMGILVLLGNASILTTLFE, encoded by the coding sequence ATGGATAATATAATCTTTTTTATCAGTGTTTTTCTTGCTGGAATTCTCTCCTTCTTTTCTCCTTGTATTTTACCCTTGTTACCGGTCTATGCAGGGGTCTTGTTGGATGACAAAGATGGTGCTCAGACTTCTAGTAGCAAATTTTCAATCTCTGTTGTCAGTTTATTGCGAACTCTGGCCTTTATAGTGGGTATTTCCTTTATTTTTATTTTACTGGGTTATGGAGCTGGTTTTTTAGGCAATTTGCTATATGCTTCTTGGTTTCAGTATGTGACGGGTGCGGTTATCATTCTCTTGGGCTTGCACCAGATGGAAGTCTTACATTTGCAGGGGCTTTACAAGGAAAGAAGGCTACAATTAAAGAGACAGGGGCAAAAGGGTAAGGGCTATAGTCAGGCATTTTTACTGGGATTGACCTTTAGTTTTGCTTGGACGCCATGTGTGGGGCCGGTTCTAGGCTCTGTTTTGGCCTTGGCGGCTTCAGGTGGTGCTGGAGCTTGGCAGGGAGCTGGTCTCATGTTGGTTTACACGCTGGGTTTGGCGCTACCATTTTTAGTTCTAGCTCTTGCCTCCAGCTATGTTTTGAAACATTTCCGAAAACTTCATCCCTATCTAGGAACCCTCAAAAAAGTGGGTGGTTTCCTCATTATCGTGATGGGAATCTTGGTGCTTTTGGGAAATGCTTCCATTTTGACTACATTATTTGAATAG